The DNA window TTTGTAGTTATTATGTTTAGAAAATtaaagatatagatatatatcaTTTAAAACTAAGATAAGGTCATATTGGCCCATAAAAAACCATAATTAAGGTATGTTCTAAGatttaagtaatttaatttgtaCAAGTGGTGAAGTTATTGCCACTTTCTGTTTTTATGCAGGAGAACACGTGGTAGCtttgaaatatatacataGGTGGCAACACTCTACAATGCCAAACAATAAAAAGTTGAGGTTCCATTTCTATGCCTCTGGTTACATTAAAATCTACAATTATCCGCATCAttctacaaaaacaaaaagccctCGTTTTGGAAGCGTCTAGAAAATTCCAGGAATCttctacaaaaacaaaaagcccaCGTGCAAGCACCCAGAGACTTCAAGAAGtcttgacaaaaatataaatgaattcCTAAGAAAAATGTAGcccaaaacaaaacgaaaaaataaacaaaagtaaCTATTGTGGAAAAGCGTCCAAAACTTCATTAGAAAATGTATATTAGATGatgtacaaaaataatgatatttttagaaaaagcCTTCCACCGGGAGCGCTCCGTGCTCTGCATCCACTTCAGGGGCCATATCGCTGGAACTCCCAGGTGCGGTTGTCCAACGGGCACACCTGGCGCGTCTGCAGCCAGCGCGCGATGCAGTGAAGGTGGAATGCGTGGTTGCACGTCCCCCATGCCACTGTGCACTGCTCGAAGGGTATCGGTCCCCCGCAGGCCTGGCACTCAATGCATAGATCCATTATATGATTCCGGCAGATCGCGCAGTTATCGACGACGATGTCCCAGGCCCACACGGCCACTGCGTCAAACTTCTTGACCTCGAAACGTTTGGGAGGTCCCCCATTTCCATCTCGCTTGTTTTCTCGGTTGCTGTTCATGGtttgggattagtttttttgcTGCGAGCTaaatatattgaaataaaataataaataataactaaaaaacaataataataaaaataataaaataaaataatgaagTAAATATCTCTTtagaataaatttttatatgttagaaaattttatttaaatacttaCCAAAGAAAGTTTCTAGAAGATCCAGTTGCTGTGAAGTCGGCGTTCGAAATGGAACGATGCAAGCGTTCCCTACCAGGGGCTTATTTTTTGAGTGACCCTACCTTGGGGCTTTTAAAGTGACCAAGTCTAGAGTTTTACCCTAAAAACACTTCACTGTTTGCATAACATATAGGTTATATTTATCTAATAACTATCGGTTTACTGTAAACTTCACTGTAAAGTAACATTTTTTGAGATGGCACatttataaacaaacaaaattatttaaataaaaatagcttataaaatattggataaattttaaaaataaaaacaaataagtaTTAAGTTTCAGAAGTTTCCAAATGAAAAGCACATCTATTTGAATAAAATcttgtataaaatattaaaaaaatgattttttcttAGGCCCACTGACTTCCCTGCCAGAAATGTTTAATTCAACGGATCATCGCTGTCATCCTTCTCTCTGGCGGCAGCTCCGGCCATCCTGGCCATCTCTGTGTACTCAGCAGAATTGATGCACAGCCGGCCGTTGGTGGCCTTGCCCACCATGCCCATTTCAAACACAAAGTTCGTGTCGTTCCGCGCATCATGGACCTTGTAGATGACTGCTCCGGCGCTTTTCACAAGCTCCTCGGTTTCCATGTCGCGCGACAGCTCCATCATTGCATTCCTGGCCTCGTGCTTGGCCTTTCCACAGGCACAGGCATGGTACTTCGAGAAGACGCCGCTGGGCTCGATCTGGTAGAGCTGGGGACCCTTCCCTTCGCTCCAGGAGGCCAGCACGATCGAGACTTCGAAAGGCCGGATGACCAGGCACTGGATGTGGGCTTCAATGAATCCGGCCACCCGATCGGTCAGATATTTCAACGGAACTGGATGTTCGTGCTGCTTCCGGTAGGTGAGCGCCTCCTGACGGGCAATGTCTGCCACAACGACTGCATCGGCCCACTCGCCTGCCGCAGCCA is part of the Drosophila bipectinata strain 14024-0381.07 chromosome XL, DbipHiC1v2, whole genome shotgun sequence genome and encodes:
- the LOC108128459 gene encoding E3 ubiquitin-protein ligase RBX1-like, with the protein product MNSNRENKRDGNGGPPKRFEVKKFDAVAVWAWDIVVDNCAICRNHIMDLCIECQACGGPIPFEQCTVAWGTCNHAFHLHCIARWLQTRQVCPLDNRTWEFQRYGP
- the LOC108128458 gene encoding proteasome subunit alpha type-3-like, whose amino-acid sequence is MSASEAEHLAFRVEHATKAVGRSGTVIGLCGKDCVILAVEKINFSKLYEDDAARRIFTIDSSIGMAAAGEWADAVVVADIARQEALTYRKQHEHPVPLKYLTDRVAGFIEAHIQCLVIRPFEVSIVLASWSEGKGPQLYQIEPSGVFSKYHACACGKAKHEARNAMMELSRDMETEELVKSAGAVIYKVHDARNDTNFVFEMGMVGKATNGRLCINSAEYTEMARMAGAAAREKDDSDDPLN